The DNA sequence CAGGGCTTCGAGGATCTCGTTGCTGGAGACCGTGAAGCTGCGCGGCACGCCTTCGCTCAGGTTGCGGCCCTTGACTTCCATCTCCTTGATCTCGGAGCCGGGGAAGGCCGAGCCGATTTCCTTCTTGATGGCCTCGGCGGTGGGCTCGCCGATCAGCATGCCGTAGTTGCGGCGGATGTAGTTGATGATGGCTTCGTCGAACTTGTCGCCGCCGACGCGCACCGAGCCCTTGTAGACCATGCCGCCGAGCGAGATGACGCCCACCTCGGTCGTGCCGCCGCCGATGTCCACGACCATCGAGCCCGAGGCTTCCGACACCGGCATGCCGGCGCCGATCGCAGCGGCCATCGGTTCCTCGATCAGGTAGACCTCCGAGGCACCGGCGCCGAGCGCCGATTCACGGATCGCGCGGCGCTCTACCTGGGTCGAGCCGCAGGGCACGCAGATGATGATGCGTGGGCTCGGCCGCAGCAGCGAGCGCGGGTGCACCATCTTGATGAACTGCTTGAGCATCTGCTCGGTGACGGTGAAGTCGGCGATCACGCCGTCCTTCATCGGGCGGATGGCCTCGATGTTGCCCGGCACCTTGCCGAGCATGGCCTTGGCCTCGGCGCCGACCGCCTGGATGGTCTTCTTGCCGTGCGGGCCGCCCTCATGGCGAATGGCCACCACCGAGGGCTCGTTCAGCACGATGCCCGTGCCTCGAACGTAGATCAGGGTATTGGCGGTGCCGAGGTCGATCGCGAGATCGGTAGAGAAATATCGACGCAACGATCCGAACATGGTGAACTCGTAAGCATCCCGACAGCCGACGTGGACTGCTGGTGAGCGTGACTGGACTGGAAATTCGGGGCCCGCCAACCGATGGCATGTCGTGGTGCGACGCAGCAATCAGTTGATCCAGAACCGACGGGTACATGAACAAAGGGCGGGTGATAATACCCCATGGCTTGCGGCGTGACCTTGTCCACACCGGGCCTGCCACTCCATGTCGGCGTCTGATGACCTCCCATGTAGGGGTCTTATCTGCGCCCAGTGCGCCCAATTCATTTCATAGTTCACACAAATGGCACTCACGCCCCAGGATGTGAGCCGCATTGCCAATCTGGCGCGGCTTGAACTGAGCGAGGCCGAGCAGGCGAGTCTGCTGGGCGAGCTCAATGGCTTCTTCGACATCGTCGAGCGCATGCGTGCGGTCGACACCACCGGCGTGGCTCCGCTGTACACCCCGCTGTCGGCGGTGCAGGACGTCGTGCTGCGCCTGCGCGAGGACGCCGTGACCGAGCCCGACAACCGGGCCGCCAACCAGAAGAGCGCCCCGGCCGTCGAAGGCGGGCTGTTCCTGGTGCCGCGCGTGATCGAATGAGTGCGAGTGAAACTGCCATGACCCTGTCGACTTCCCCCCTGCACGCCCTGGGCGTGGCCGACCTCTCGCGCTTGCTCGACCAGAAGCAGGTCTCCAGCGTCGAGCTGACCCGCCACCTGCTGGACCGCGTGGAGTCCCACGCCGCGCTGGGTGCCTTCCTGTCGGTCGACGCCGATGTCGCGCTGGCCCAGGCCGCCGCGGCCGATGCCTGGCGCGCCCGCGGCGTGTCCGGCGCCGGCCACACGTTGCTGGGCGTGCCGATCGCGCACAAGGACATCTTCGTCACCCGCGACTTCCCGAGCACCGCCGGCTCGAAGATGCTCGACGGCTACCGCAGCCCGTTCGATGCGACCGTGGTCAGCCGGCTGGCGTCGGCCGGCGCGGTGACGCTGGGCAAGCTCAACTGCGACGAGTTCGCGATGGGCGGCTCGAACGAGAACTCGGCCTACACCCCGGCCCGCAACCCGTGGAACACCGACCGCATTCCCGGCGGCTCGTCCGGCGGCAGCGCGGTCGCGGTCGCGGCCCGGCTGATCCCGGCGGCCACCGGCACCGACACTGGCGGCTCCGTGCGCCAGCCGGCGTCGCTGACCGGCATCACCGGCATCAAGCCGACCTACGGCCGCTGCTCGCGCTACGGGATGATCGCCTTCGCGTCCAGTCTCGACCAGGCCGGCCCGATGGCGCGCTCGGCGCTCGACTGCGCCCACCTGCTGCAGGCCATGAGCGGCTTCGATCCGCGCGACGCCACCAGCGCCGAGCAGCCCGTGCCCGACTTCGTCGCCGCGACCACCACGCTGCGCGAAGGCGCGACCGCGGAGCATCCACTCGCCGGCCTGCGCATCGGTCTGCCCAAGGAATTCTTTGGTGAGGGCGTGTCGGCCGACGTGCTGGCCGCGACCCGCGCCGCGCTGGCCGAACTGGAGAAGCTGGGCGCCACGCTGGTCGAGGTCAGCCTGCCGCGCACCGAGCTGTCGATCCCCGTGTACTACATCATTGCCCCGGCCGAGGCCAGCTCGAACCTGAGCCGCTTCGACGGCGTGCGCTACGGCCACCGGGCAGCGCAGTACAAGGATCTGAATGACATGTACCGCAAGAGCCGCAGCGAAGGCTTCGGCACCGAGGTGAAGCGCCGGATCATGATCGGCGCCTACGTGCTCTCGCACGGCTACTACGATGCCTACTACCTGCAGGCCCAGAAGCTGCGCCGCATGATCGCCGACGACTTCCAGGCCGCGTTCACGCAGTGCGACCTGATCGCCGGCCCGGTGTCGCCCAACGTGGCGCGCCCGATCGGCAGCCAGACCGACCCGGTGGCCGAGTACCTGGCCGACATCTTCACCTTGCCGGCCTCGCTGGCCGGGCTGCCGGGCATCAGCGTGCCGGCCGGCTTCGGCGCGGGCGGTCTGCCGGTGGGCTTGCAACTGATCGGCAACTACTGGCAGGAAGGCGCGCTGCTGCACGCGGGCCATGCGCTGCAGCAGGCCACCGACTGGCACCAGCAGGCGCCCGCCGGCTACTGAATGCCAAGGCCCGTCAGCGGGCCTTGCCCAGCGCGTCGACCATCGCCTTGATGGCCGACATCTGCGGTCCCGCCTTCCACGCATAGGTCGGCCCCGTGTAGCCGAACCAGTCCCAGCAGCCCTGCGGATTGAACGGCACCGTCGAGGCGTTGACCTGCGGATAGAGCACCAGCATGCGGTTGTTCTCGGCCCATTCGTTGTAGCCGGTGTCGGCGATGAAGTTCTTGCCGACCTTCTCCGCCGACTGCGCGCAGCCGTGGATCGCGACGTGGACCTTGCAGGTCTGGCCGGCATCGCACGAAGGCGGCACGTACAGGAACGCCTCCTCCGCCATGCCGGTTCCAGCCGGTGCATAGGCGCGCTGGTTGAACGTCACCATGCGGCCGGCCAGGCTGCTGGCCTTGGGCTCCAGCTTGCCGTGGATGTGCGCCAGCAAGGCGCCGGACTGGTCGTAGCCCTGGCCGTTGATCTCGCAGTGGCTGATGTAGGGCGTGGCGTTGGCGTCGCAGGCGTTGCCGAAGGTCGGCGTGATCACCGCATGTCCGGCGGGCACCTTGTTGACGTAGACCAGCTGGCTGGCGGGAACGCCGACCTGCTGGAAGAACGACACCGTGGCATTGACGGCCGGCTGCTTGACCACCGTGTCGCGCGTGCCGCTGAATACATAGACACGGCGCTTCTTCAGGTTGCCCAGCTTGTCGATCTGGCCGGTGGCCTCGAATTGCCGGGCTGCGTTCGCCATCAGGGTGGCGTTGGGGTAGACCAGCATCATCTGGCCCATGCAGATGCCGGTGTAGGCCATGTTGCCTGCGGCGCAGTAGTACGGACCACCGGCGATGATGCCGGCGCCCTTGAAGGTGGCGGAGTAGGCCACCTGCAACTGCGCGGCCATGAACGCACCCGATGACAGACCCGAGACCGAGAGCTCGGTGCGGTCGATCTGGAACCGGGGCAGTGGCTGGGGGGCTGTCCCGGAGGCGCGGGCGGTCGTGCCGGACAGCGCGGCGGCCAGCAGGAGGGCGGGGACGAAGAAACGGTGGCTCTGCATGGGGAACTCCTGACGTGGAGAATGCGAAAAACCGGAAATCGGCGTCCGTCTAGCGTAACCTGTCATGCTGCGCTGCAACATGAAGACGTCGCGCCCGAGCCACATCCGGCAGCCATCCTGCGGGCGGACCGTATGATGCGCGCCCCCTCGATCTTCGCCTCGCGTCCGCCCATGTCAGCCATCCCCCAGTTCTGCGCGATTGATTTCGGCACCTCGAATTCGGCGGTCGCCGTGCCCCGCAACGGCGAGATGGTGCTGGTGCCGCTGGAGGAGGGCGCCACCACCATGCCGACCGCCACGTTCTACCTTGGCGAGGGGCCGGACCTGCAGAATCTGCCGCGGCTGGTCGGCCGTGCCGCAGTGGCGGCCTATGTCGAGGGCACCGAAGGGCGCCTGATGCGCTCGATGAAGAGCGTGCTGGGCTCGGCGCTGATGGCCCAGCACACCGATGTCGGTGGTGGCCGTTCCGTCAGCTTCGCCGAGGTGATCGCCAGCTATCTGCGCCACCTCAAGCGCTGCGCCGAGGCCCACGCCGGCCATGCGCTGACCGCCGTGGTGATGGGCCGCCCGGTGTTCTTCGTCGACGACGACCCGGTGCGCGATGCACAGGCGCAGGCCTCGCTGGAGGAGGCGGCGCGGGCCGCCGGCTTCGAGGAGGTCCGGTTCCAGTTCGAGCCGCTGGCGGCGGCGTTCGACTACGAGTCGCGCATCGATACCGACCAGCTGGTGCTGGTTGCCGACATCGGCGGTGGCACCTCCGACTTCTCGATCGTGCAGGTCGGACCGGGTCGCCGGGACCGCGTGGACCGGCATGGCGACGTGCTCGGCCACCACGGCATCCACATTGCTGGCACCGATTTCGACCGGCGCATCGAGCTGTGCAGCATCCTCAGCGAATTCGGTTTTGGTGCCATGGGGCCGTCGATCGGCGGACAGCCGGCGCGCGAGGTGCCCAGCCGCGTCTACCACGACCTGGCGACCTGGCACCTCATCAACAGCGTCTACCGGCCGCAGCGCGTGCAGGAGTTGCGCGCGATGAAGATCAACTACGGCGATCTGCGCCACCACACCCGGCTGATGAGGGTGGTGAACGACCACCTGGGCCACGACCTGCTCGGCCGCGCCGAGATGGCCAAGATCGCGTCGGCCGCCGGCGATGAAGCCTGCATCGACCTGCGGCTGGTGGAGCGCGGGCTGTCCGTGACGATGTCGCCCGCGCAGGCGCAGCGGGCCCTGGACGACGACATCGGCCGCATTGCCGCGGCCGCCCTCGACACGGTGCGTCTGGCCGGTCTGCAGACCGATCAGATCGATGCGCTGTACTTCACCGGCGGCTCGACCGGCCTGCACCAGCTCACCGACCGGCTGGCCGCCGCGTTCCCCCGGGCGAAGGCCTTGCAGGGCGAGCGGCTCGCCAGCGTGGCCAGCGGGCTCGGTCTGGATGCCCGGCGCCGTTTCGGGCGCTGAGCGACTCGATACGCGGTCAGAGCGCGCGCTGGGAGCGGGCTGGCGCGGAAGCCTGCGGGGCCGGCATGGACGGCGCGGCTTCATGCGCGCGCCGGTCCGGCCGTGGCGGTGGCGGGGCCATGTCGCGCGGTGGTGCCGGCAGCGGTGCCGGTGTCGCATTGCCCCAGCGCGGCTGGCGCTGCTCCCGTGGCTCTGGCGCCATCGGTGGCGCAGGTGTCCGCCACTGGCGCGGTGGCGGTTCGACCAGGATCGGTGCCGGCACCACGATCACGCGGGGTGGTGGGGAGAGCGGCGGCGGCGTGTCCCACGACGGGGCGGCTTGCCAGTGCCGGGGGCGCCGGTCGGCCCAGTCGTCCTCCGGTGGCGGACGGTCGTTGCCGGACGGTGTCATGGCCCAGGCTGCAAAGGCATCGGCCTGCGGGAAGCTGATCTGCCACTGGCCGTTCCGGTCGCGCTCGGCCCGGCGCCCGGGCGGCAGCAGCAGCGTGCCTTCGTCGTTCTCGATGCGCAGTGCACTGCGCCAGGCGGTGGCGCTGCCCGCGTCGGGCAGGTTGCGCCGGTCCGGGGCATCGATGCGGAACAGGCCTGCGCCGTGCGGCTGGTGCCGGCCGACGGGCGTGTCCACCTGCCAGCGCCAGGCGGTTTCGGGCTGGCGCAGGTCCAGCACCAGGCCGCCCCGGTCCAGGTCCAGCTCGACCGCCTCCGGATCCAGGCGGCGCAGCACCAGTTCGCTCTTCTCGTCGAGTTTCAGCCGGTTCGGGCCGAACCCGATCACCAGACGGCTGTTCCAGCCGGTCTGCAGCCGATCGCCTTCGCGGATGCCGACCAGCCGCAGCCGGGTACTCTCGCCGATCTCGATCAGATCGCCGTCCGCGCGTTGCAGCCGCAGGCGGCCTTCCAGCCGGGTGATGGTGCCGGCCCGGTGGCCGTTGTCCTGGTGCCATGCGGGGCTTTCGGCCTGTACCGGCGTGCTGACGCCCAGCAGCGGCGTCGAGACCATCAGGGCCGCGATCAGCAGTGATACCGGCCCCCGAGGGGTCGAGCGGTGCAGACGCAGAAACATGGCGGACTCCGTGGACAGTGCGAATGGATCTGCAACGGATCAACCCCGGTCATGGACGACGTGGGCGGGTGCTGCCGGCGCAGTCCGATAACCCCGCCGTGCTTGAATCGAGAAAAACGGACGTCCGTTGCCACCTTTTCCGGCGGCCGTGCGGGCCTGTTATGGCCGCTGCGGCCCGAAGGTTTGTCAAAGTTCACGAATCGGGGCGGGCTGGCTCAGCCGGTGATCTTGGCGCGCCGCAGAGTGGCAAAGCCTAAGTGCTTCATTTGTATGGCTTTTTTCCAATTCCTGTGAAAGTGGATGCAGGGGCTATCTAAGTACTTGATTTCATTGGCTATTCCCCTATGGCTTTCTTGACCCCCCCGCAATTTCTCCGCTACAGTGGGAGATCGTGTTGATTTGTGGGTATTCGTGGCCGGTTTTCATTTCCAGGGGACTTCAGCGCTCGCGCTGGACGCCAAGGGGCGCCTGAGCGTTCCCGCGCGCCAGCGAGACGTGCTGCGTGCGATCCCGGAAGACCGCCTGACGCTCACGCGGCATCCCGATGGATGCCTGATGGTGTTTCCTCGAACGGTCTGGGATGCGTTCCGCGCCCGCCTCGAGTCGCTGCCGCTGTCGGCCAGTGGCTGGAAGCGCCTTCTGCTCGGCAGCGCCATGGATGTCGATCTGGACAGTGCTTCCCGCGTGCTGATTTCCCCGGAGTTGCGCGCCGCCGCCGCGCTCGGTCGCGAGGTGCTGCTCATCGGCATGGGCCAGCACCTCGAACTCTGGGATGTGCAACGTCATTCGGCGGCCGAGGCCGCCCTTCTGCAGCAGCCCGTGCCAGCGCTGCTGCAGGACTTCAGTTTCTGATTCCCCCTCCATGGTCCAAGACGACGCAGTACCCCGACAGCACCGCACCGTGCTGCTTCATGAAGCAGTGGACGCGCTGGTACACCGACCGGACGGCACCTACGTGGACGGCACGTTCGGTCGTGGCGGCCATTCGCGCCTGATCCTGTCGCGGCTGTCGCCCGAGGGCCGCCTGCTGGCGATCGACCGCGACCCGGAGGCCGTGGCCCACGCGACGCAGGGCGAGTCCGGCATCGCCGACCCGCGCTTCTCGATCGACCACAACCGGTTCGCCGACTATCCGGCCGTGATGGCCCGCCACGGCGTGGCGCAGCTGGACGGCCTGCTGCTCGACATCGGTGTCTCCTCGCCGCAGATCGATGACCCTGCGCGCGGCTTCAGCTTCCGCCACGATGGCCCGCTCGACATGCGGATGGACCCGACCCGCGGCCAGAGTGCCGCCGAGTTTCTCGCCACCGCACCCAAGGAGCGCATCGCCGAGGTCGTGCGCGACTACGGCGAGGAGCGCTTCGCCCCGGCCATCGCACGTGCCGTGGTGGCGCGGCGCGAGGCGGGCCACGTCCTGCAGCGCACCAGCGAACTGGCCGAGCTGCTCGCCAGCGTGGTGCGCACCCGCGAGCGTGGCCAGGATCCGGCCACGCGCACCTTCCAGGCGCTGCGCATCCTCGTCAACGGCGAGCTGGACGAACTGGAGCAGGCGCTGGAGGCCTCGCTGGCCGCGCTCAAGCCGGGCGGGCGGCTGGCGGTGATCAGCTTCCATTCGCTCGAAGACCGCATCGTCAAGACCTTCATCAACCGCCACTCGCGCGAGGAGTTCGACCGGCGCGCGCCGTTTGCCGAACCCAAGCCGGCGCTGTTCAACGCGCTGGCCCGCATCAAGCCGTCCGACGAGGAAGTCAGCGGCAATGGCCGCTCGCGCTCGGCGGTGCTGCGGGTGGCCGAGCGAACCGACGTCGCGCTGCCGCCGGTGTGGACGCGCCCATGACCCGTCTGAACATCCTGCTGCTGCTGGCGGTCATCGCCAGCGCGCTCTATCTGGTCCAGGTGTCCTACGAGACCCGGCGCCAGTTCATCACCCTGGAGCGTGAGCGCAACCAGTCGCAGCGGCTCGAACAGGATGCCGAGAAGCTGCGCGTGCTGCTGCGCACCCAGGCGACGCATCTGCGCGTCGAGCAGATGGCCCGCGAGCGCCTGCAGATGACGGCCGCCTCGCCCGCCGTGACCCAGTACCTCACGGCGGATGGTGCGGTGTCTGCCGCCGCGCCGTCCGCTGCTGCTTCGAAAGGCCGTCCATGAAGCTCCCCGGAAAGGACGCGCTGCGCGAACGACTGGCCGCGCGCAAGTCCGCGCCCCAGGGCGCCAGGTACGCCTCCAGCCCGCTGCTGGCCGCCAAGACACCGATCTGGCGCTCGCGCTTGCTCGTGGTGGGCGTGGGGCTGACCTTCTGCCTGCTGATCGGGCGCGCGGTCTACATCCAGGTGGTCAACCAGGACTTCTTCCAGCAGCAGGGCGAGAGCCGCTACCAGCGCACCTTCGAACTGCAGGCCAGCCGCGGCC is a window from the Sphaerotilus montanus genome containing:
- a CDS encoding rod shape-determining protein, which encodes MFGSLRRYFSTDLAIDLGTANTLIYVRGTGIVLNEPSVVAIRHEGGPHGKKTIQAVGAEAKAMLGKVPGNIEAIRPMKDGVIADFTVTEQMLKQFIKMVHPRSLLRPSPRIIICVPCGSTQVERRAIRESALGAGASEVYLIEEPMAAAIGAGMPVSEASGSMVVDIGGGTTEVGVISLGGMVYKGSVRVGGDKFDEAIINYIRRNYGMLIGEPTAEAIKKEIGSAFPGSEIKEMEVKGRNLSEGVPRSFTVSSNEILEALTDPLNQIVSSVKKALEQTPPELGADIADRGMMLTGGGALLRDLDRLLAEETGLPVLIAEDPLSCVVRGCGMALERMERLGSIFTSE
- a CDS encoding division/cell wall cluster transcriptional repressor MraZ; translated protein: MAGFHFQGTSALALDAKGRLSVPARQRDVLRAIPEDRLTLTRHPDGCLMVFPRTVWDAFRARLESLPLSASGWKRLLLGSAMDVDLDSASRVLISPELRAAAALGREVLLIGMGQHLELWDVQRHSAAEAALLQQPVPALLQDFSF
- the gatC gene encoding Asp-tRNA(Asn)/Glu-tRNA(Gln) amidotransferase subunit GatC, producing MALTPQDVSRIANLARLELSEAEQASLLGELNGFFDIVERMRAVDTTGVAPLYTPLSAVQDVVLRLREDAVTEPDNRAANQKSAPAVEGGLFLVPRVIE
- the ftsL gene encoding cell division protein FtsL, coding for MTRLNILLLLAVIASALYLVQVSYETRRQFITLERERNQSQRLEQDAEKLRVLLRTQATHLRVEQMARERLQMTAASPAVTQYLTADGAVSAAAPSAAASKGRP
- the rsmH gene encoding 16S rRNA (cytosine(1402)-N(4))-methyltransferase RsmH; translation: MVQDDAVPRQHRTVLLHEAVDALVHRPDGTYVDGTFGRGGHSRLILSRLSPEGRLLAIDRDPEAVAHATQGESGIADPRFSIDHNRFADYPAVMARHGVAQLDGLLLDIGVSSPQIDDPARGFSFRHDGPLDMRMDPTRGQSAAEFLATAPKERIAEVVRDYGEERFAPAIARAVVARREAGHVLQRTSELAELLASVVRTRERGQDPATRTFQALRILVNGELDELEQALEASLAALKPGGRLAVISFHSLEDRIVKTFINRHSREEFDRRAPFAEPKPALFNALARIKPSDEEVSGNGRSRSAVLRVAERTDVALPPVWTRP
- a CDS encoding Hsp70 family protein, encoding MSAIPQFCAIDFGTSNSAVAVPRNGEMVLVPLEEGATTMPTATFYLGEGPDLQNLPRLVGRAAVAAYVEGTEGRLMRSMKSVLGSALMAQHTDVGGGRSVSFAEVIASYLRHLKRCAEAHAGHALTAVVMGRPVFFVDDDPVRDAQAQASLEEAARAAGFEEVRFQFEPLAAAFDYESRIDTDQLVLVADIGGGTSDFSIVQVGPGRRDRVDRHGDVLGHHGIHIAGTDFDRRIELCSILSEFGFGAMGPSIGGQPAREVPSRVYHDLATWHLINSVYRPQRVQELRAMKINYGDLRHHTRLMRVVNDHLGHDLLGRAEMAKIASAAGDEACIDLRLVERGLSVTMSPAQAQRALDDDIGRIAAAALDTVRLAGLQTDQIDALYFTGGSTGLHQLTDRLAAAFPRAKALQGERLASVASGLGLDARRRFGR
- the gatA gene encoding Asp-tRNA(Asn)/Glu-tRNA(Gln) amidotransferase subunit GatA produces the protein MTLSTSPLHALGVADLSRLLDQKQVSSVELTRHLLDRVESHAALGAFLSVDADVALAQAAAADAWRARGVSGAGHTLLGVPIAHKDIFVTRDFPSTAGSKMLDGYRSPFDATVVSRLASAGAVTLGKLNCDEFAMGGSNENSAYTPARNPWNTDRIPGGSSGGSAVAVAARLIPAATGTDTGGSVRQPASLTGITGIKPTYGRCSRYGMIAFASSLDQAGPMARSALDCAHLLQAMSGFDPRDATSAEQPVPDFVAATTTLREGATAEHPLAGLRIGLPKEFFGEGVSADVLAATRAALAELEKLGATLVEVSLPRTELSIPVYYIIAPAEASSNLSRFDGVRYGHRAAQYKDLNDMYRKSRSEGFGTEVKRRIMIGAYVLSHGYYDAYYLQAQKLRRMIADDFQAAFTQCDLIAGPVSPNVARPIGSQTDPVAEYLADIFTLPASLAGLPGISVPAGFGAGGLPVGLQLIGNYWQEGALLHAGHALQQATDWHQQAPAGY
- a CDS encoding extracellular catalytic domain type 2 short-chain-length polyhydroxyalkanoate depolymerase, with product MQSHRFFVPALLLAAALSGTTARASGTAPQPLPRFQIDRTELSVSGLSSGAFMAAQLQVAYSATFKGAGIIAGGPYYCAAGNMAYTGICMGQMMLVYPNATLMANAARQFEATGQIDKLGNLKKRRVYVFSGTRDTVVKQPAVNATVSFFQQVGVPASQLVYVNKVPAGHAVITPTFGNACDANATPYISHCEINGQGYDQSGALLAHIHGKLEPKASSLAGRMVTFNQRAYAPAGTGMAEEAFLYVPPSCDAGQTCKVHVAIHGCAQSAEKVGKNFIADTGYNEWAENNRMLVLYPQVNASTVPFNPQGCWDWFGYTGPTYAWKAGPQMSAIKAMVDALGKAR